One part of the Phacochoerus africanus isolate WHEZ1 chromosome 7, ROS_Pafr_v1, whole genome shotgun sequence genome encodes these proteins:
- the LOC125130373 gene encoding olfactory receptor 6C2-like gives MLSVTGNLTIISLVLVDSHLKTAMYFFLQNFSFLEISFTTACVPTYLHIISSGDKTITISACFSQIFFIVLFGATEFFLLAVMSYDRYVAICKPLHYMSIMNSRVCRNLVLCCWVSGLLIILPPLGLSQHLEFCDSVIDHFYCDASPILKNSCSDTWFIEQLVIACAVLTFIVTLVCVVLSYIYIIRTILRLPSAQQRKKAFSTCSSHMIVVSMTYGSCIFMYIKPSAKDEVAINKGVSLLTTSVAPLLNPFIYTLRNKQVKQSFYDTLKRLMFNSKK, from the coding sequence ATGTTAAGTGTAACTGGGAATCTGACCATAATTTCTCTGGTCTTGGtggattctcatttaaaaacagctatgtattttttccttcaaaatttctCCTTCTTAGAAATCTCATTCACAACTGCCTGTGTGCCCACCTATCTGCACATCATATCAAGTGGGGACAAAACCATCACCATCAGTGCCTGCTTCAGCCAAATCTTTTTTATTGTCCTCTTTGGAGCTACAGAATTTTTTCTCTTGGCAGtgatgtcctatgaccgctacgtggccatctgcaaacccctgcaTTACATGAGCATCATGAACAGCAGAGTCTGCAGGAATCTCGTCCTCTGTTGTTGGGTATCTGGCTTATTGATTATCCTTCCACCCCTTGGCCTGAGCCAACATTTGGAATTCTGTGACTCTGTTATTGACCATTTTTACTGTGATGCTTCTCCAATCCTGAAGAATTCCTGTTCAGATACATGGTTCATAGAGCAGCTGGTTATAGCCTGTGCTGTGTTGACCTTCATAGTGACCCTTGTGTGTGTCGTTCTGTCCTACATATACATCATTAGGACAATTCTAAGATTACcatctgcccagcaaaggaagaaAGCCTTTTCCACCTGTTCTTCCCACATGATTGTGGTTTCCATGACCTATGGAAGCTGCATCTTTATGTATATCAAACCTTCAGCCAAGGATGAAGTGGCCATTAATAAGGGAGTATCCCTGCTGACTACATCTGTGGCCCCTTTGTTGAACCCCTTCATTTATACTCTgagaaataaacaagtaaagCAGTCTTTCTATGACACTCTTAAAAGACTTATGTTTAATTCAAAAAAGTAG
- the LOC125131719 gene encoding olfactory receptor 6C2-like, translating to MRNHSAVTTFIILGLTDDPQLEILVFIFLLITYLLSVTGNLTIISLVLVDSHLKTAMYFFLQNFSFLEISFTTACVPTYLHIISSGDKTITINACFSQIFFIVLFGATEFFLLAVMSYDRYVAICKPLHYMSIMNSRVCRNLILCCWVSGLLIILPPLGLSLHLEFCDSVIDHFVCDASPILKNSCSDTWFIEQLVIACAVLTFIVTLVCVVLSYIYIIRMILRLPSAQQRKKAFSTCSSHMIVVSMTYGSCIFMYIKPSAKDEVSINKGVSLLTTSVAPLLNPFIYTLRNKQVKQSFYDTLKRFVFHSKK from the coding sequence ATGAGAAACCATTCAGCAGTAACAACGTTCATCATACTGGGTTTGACAGATGACCCACAACTAGAAAttcttgtttttatctttctgctgATCACATATCTGTTAAGTGTAACTGGGAATCTGACCATAATTTCTCTGGTCTTGGtggattctcatttaaaaacagctatgtattttttccttcaaaatttctctttcttagaaaTCTCATTCACAACTGCCTGTGTGCCCACCTATCTGCACATCATATCAAGTGGGGACAAAACCATCACCATCAATGCCTGCTTCAGCCAAATCTTTTTTATTGTCCTCTTTGGAGCTACAGAATTTTTCCTCTTGGCAGTGATGTCttatgaccgctacgtggccatctgcaaacccctgcaTTACATGAGCATCATGAACAGCAGAGTCTGTAGGAATCTCATCCTCTGTTGCTGGGTATCTGGCTTATTGATTATCCTTCCACCCCTTGGCCTGAGTCTCCATTTAGAATTCTGTGACTCAGTTATTGACCATTTTGTTTGTGATGCTTCTCCAATCCTGAAGAATTCCTGTTCAGATACATGGTTCATAGAGCAGCTGGTTATAGCCTGTGCTGTGTTGACCTTCATAGTGACCCTTGTGTGTGTCGTTCTGTCCTACATATACATCATTAGGATGATTCTAAGATTACCATCTgcccagcaaagaaaaaaagccttttctaCTTGTTCTTCCCACATGATTGTGGTTTCCATGACCTATGGCAGCTGCATCTTTATGTATATTAAACCTTCAGCCAAAGATGAAGTGTCCATTAATAAGGGAGTATCCCTGCTGACTACATCTGTTGCCCCTTTGTTGAACCCCTTTATTTATACTCTgagaaataaacaagtaaagCAGTCTTTCTATGACACTCTTAAAAGATTTGTGTTTCATTCAAAAAAGTAG